The window TGCAGATCCTGTTCGCGCGGGGCATCGAGCACGGCGTCGAGACCGAGGGCCTCGACGAGTGGCCCGGCGCGGTCGAGCCGCTGCAGGCCGACATCGTGCCCCACATGGGCTGGAACACCGTCGACACACCGGCCGGTTCCCAGCTCTTCGCCGGCCTGGACGCGGACGCGCGCTACTACTTCGTGCACTCGTACGCCGTCCACGACTGGTCCCTCGAGACCGGGAACCCGGCGATGCGCTCCCCGCTCGTCACCTGGTCCACGCACGGCAAGCCCTTCGTGGCGGCCGTCGAGAACGGCGCCCTGTGGGCCACCCAGTTCCACCCCGAGAAGTCCGGCGACGCCGGAGCCCAGCTGCTCACCAACTGGATCGGAACCCTGTAGACCATGGCCAAGCTCGAACTCCTCCCCGCCGTCGACGTCCGTGACGGTCAGGCGGTCCGCCTCGTCCACGGCGAGTCCGGTACGGAGACCTCGTACGGCTCTCCTCTGGAGGCGGCCCTCGCCTGGCAGCGGTCGGGCGCCGAGTGGCTGCACCTCGTCGACCTGGACGCCGCGTTCGGCACGGGGGACAACCGCGCCCTGATCGCCGAGGTCGCCCGGGCGATGGACATCAAGGTGGAGCTGTCCGGCGGCATCCGTGACGACGACACCCTCGCCGCGGCCCTCGCCACCGGCTGCACCCGCGTGAACCTCGGCACCGCCGCCCTGGAGACCCCCGAGTGGGTCGCCAAGGTCATCGCCGAGCACGGCGACAAGATCGCGGTCGGCCTCGACGTACGGGGCACCACCCTGCGCGGCCGCGGCTGGACCCGTGACGGCGGCGACCTCTACGAGACGCTGGAGCGCCTCGACAAGGAGGGCTGCGCGCGGTACGTCGTCACGGACATCGCCAAGGACGGCACCCTCCAGGGCCCGAACCTGGAGCTCCTGAAGAACGTGTGCGCGGCGACCGACCGCCCTGTGGTGGCCTCCGGAGGCGTGTCCTCGCTGGACGACCTCCGTGCCATCGCCGAGCTGGTGCCCCTCGGTGTCGAGGGCGCGATCGTCGGAAAGGCCCTGTACGCGAAGGCGTTCACGCTGGAAGAGGCCCTGGCGGCGGTGTCCGCGTGAGCGCCGTACGACGCGTCACGACGGGCGCCCCCTGGGAGGAGGCCTTCGGCTACTCCCGCGCGGTGGAGCTGCCGAACGGCCTGGTTCTGGTCTCCGGCTGCACCTCCGTGGTGGACGGCCAGATCGCCGGGGGCGACCCGTACGAGCAGGCGGTCAACTCGTTCAACGTCGCGCTGGCGGCCCTGAAGCAGCTGGGCCTCGGCCGCGAGGACGTCGTCCGTACACGCATGTACCTCACGCACGCCCGGGACGTGGAGGACATCGGGCGCGCCCACAAGGAGCTGTTCGACACCGTCCGGCCCGCGGCATCAATGATCATCGTCTCCGGTTTCGTGGACCCCGGTCTGGTGGTCGAGGTCGAGGTGGAGGCGTACCGAGAGGCGCCCGAGTCATGACCCTGGCCGTACGAGTCATCCCCTGCCTGGACGTCGACAACGGCCGGGTCGTCAAGGGCGTCAACTTCCAGAACCTGCGCGACGCGGGCGACCCCGTCGAGATGGCCAAGGTGTACGACGCCGAGGGCGCCGACGAGCTGACGTTCCTGGACATCACCGCGTCCTCCGGCAACCGCGAGACCACGTACGACGTGGTGCGCCGCACCGCCGAGCAGGTCTTCATCCCGCTGACGGTGGGCGGTGGCGTCCGTACGGCCGAGGACGTCGACAAGCTGCTGCGCGCGGGCGCGGACAAGGTCGGGGTGAACACCGCGGCCATCGCCCGGCCCGACCTGATCCGCGAGATCGCGGAGCGGTTCGGACGGCAGGTGCTGGTCCTGTCGGTGGACGCGCGCAGGACGGACACCGGCTCCTTCGAGGTGACCACCCACGGTGGCCGCAAGGGGACCGGGATCGACGCCGTGGAGTGGGCGCACCGGGCCGCCGAGCTGGGCGCGGGCGAGATCCTGCTCAACTCCATGGACGCCGACGGCACCAAGGACGGCTACGACATCGAGATGATCGAGGCCGTACGGAGGCACGTCACGGTTCCGGTCATCGCCTCCGGCGGCGCGGGCCGGCTCGACGACTTCCCGCCGGCCGTCGCCGCGGGCGCGGACGCCGTGCTCGCCGCGTCCGTCTTCCACTTCGGAGACCTGCGGATCGGCCAGGTCAAGCAGGCGCTGCGGGAGGCGGGACACCCGGTGCGGTGATGCCCCGGTGAGGCCGTGGTGACGAGTGATCGGTGAGCCCCGGCTGCCTGACGGCCGGGGCCGTCGCCATCGGCGCGCTCGCGTACACGCAGACCGTCGCCGCCGCCCTCGGCACGGCGCTCGCCGTCGGGCTGCTCGCAGGACTGAGCGGAGCCCTGAGCGGGGCGCTGGTGCAGACCGAGTCCGATCCCGCGTTCGTGGGGCGGGTGACCTCCGTGTCGAGCCTGTTCAGCCTCGGGCTCGCCCCGCTCACGTTCCCGGTGACCGGGGCGGGCATCGCCCTCTGGGGGACCGGCCCCGTCTTCGTGGCCAGCGCGGCCGTGTGCGTCCTCGGCGGGATCCTCGGGCTGCGTTCCCGGCCGCTGCGGCGAGCGGAGCTTCCCCGG of the Streptomyces aurantiacus genome contains:
- a CDS encoding RidA family protein, with the translated sequence MSAVRRVTTGAPWEEAFGYSRAVELPNGLVLVSGCTSVVDGQIAGGDPYEQAVNSFNVALAALKQLGLGREDVVRTRMYLTHARDVEDIGRAHKELFDTVRPAASMIIVSGFVDPGLVVEVEVEAYREAPES
- the hisH gene encoding imidazole glycerol phosphate synthase subunit HisH produces the protein MELSTSAKRVVVFDYGFGNVRSAERALARAGADVEITRDYDTAMNADGLLVPGVGAFAACMRGLREARGDWIVGRRLAGGRPVMGICVGMQILFARGIEHGVETEGLDEWPGAVEPLQADIVPHMGWNTVDTPAGSQLFAGLDADARYYFVHSYAVHDWSLETGNPAMRSPLVTWSTHGKPFVAAVENGALWATQFHPEKSGDAGAQLLTNWIGTL
- the hisF gene encoding imidazole glycerol phosphate synthase subunit HisF produces the protein MTLAVRVIPCLDVDNGRVVKGVNFQNLRDAGDPVEMAKVYDAEGADELTFLDITASSGNRETTYDVVRRTAEQVFIPLTVGGGVRTAEDVDKLLRAGADKVGVNTAAIARPDLIREIAERFGRQVLVLSVDARRTDTGSFEVTTHGGRKGTGIDAVEWAHRAAELGAGEILLNSMDADGTKDGYDIEMIEAVRRHVTVPVIASGGAGRLDDFPPAVAAGADAVLAASVFHFGDLRIGQVKQALREAGHPVR
- the priA gene encoding bifunctional 1-(5-phosphoribosyl)-5-((5-phosphoribosylamino)methylideneamino)imidazole-4-carboxamide isomerase/phosphoribosylanthranilate isomerase PriA, with the protein product MAKLELLPAVDVRDGQAVRLVHGESGTETSYGSPLEAALAWQRSGAEWLHLVDLDAAFGTGDNRALIAEVARAMDIKVELSGGIRDDDTLAAALATGCTRVNLGTAALETPEWVAKVIAEHGDKIAVGLDVRGTTLRGRGWTRDGGDLYETLERLDKEGCARYVVTDIAKDGTLQGPNLELLKNVCAATDRPVVASGGVSSLDDLRAIAELVPLGVEGAIVGKALYAKAFTLEEALAAVSA